A genomic stretch from Leptospira licerasiae serovar Varillal str. VAR 010 includes:
- the dnaE gene encoding DNA polymerase III subunit alpha: MEDFAHLHLHTTYSMLDGAIRIKELMQHVKELGMSSVAMTDHGNMFGAIEFYNEATKAGVKPIIGCEFYVSPNRKAETEEFKIADGNAYHLILLAKNEVGYKNLIKLASKSYTEGFYKKARIDYDLLDRHSEGLVCLTACLAGEVNRKILEGKAPESFQLAGKLNEIFNKEDFYLEIQNHGIPEQDIVAKGVYDLAQKTGIKLVVTNDSHFLKKDDKEAQDILLRIGMRKNIEDEMEFGFNQHFYVKSPAEMKALFPELPQAFYSTLEVRDKVDLKLKFGNYLLPEFAVPDGFDEYGFMEKLVWEGINQRYPQVTSEIKERVEFELNTIKSMHFAGYFLIVQDYINFAKKTGIPVGPGRGSAAGSIVAYALGITNVEPLRFNLLFERFLNPDRKDMPDIDTDFCVERREEVINYIRQKYGEDRVGQIITFGSLGAKAALKDVARVMNLPYEESNKLTSYCPSKPGITIDEALAMSGDLKQASEKDDLNKKIFAIAKRLEGNHRQPGRHAAGVVISPFPLEEVVPLSTVAEKDKPGVRSIVTQYEKNNLESVGLIKMDILGLKNLTTLNYAIKLVKERRGIELDLDKIPLDDANTYALLRKANTLGIFQLESTGITDLVARSQVSNFDEIVALIALYRPGPMESGMLEEYLERKSGKKPVTYPHSSCEVILKETFGLTVYQEQVMSISRVVGGYTMGESDMLRKAMAKKKKELMDPLRVKFIDGAQKQGHAKKFAEELFDQLEKFGGYGFNKSHSVAYALVTYQTAYMKANYPTEYMAALLAGDHSKTTDITKYINNAREMGINVLTPDVNESDVSFSVIDDQTIRFGISAMKGVGEGAAENIIQARKNLGGFKEITEFMTNIDTRVLNKKILEALVQGGALDSFGYTRKCLFESMDSLVSFAQKEQERSREGQFSLFGDSGLSYELKLPKDADEWEMEEKLRREKSVTGLFLSGHPLDKYKGHLKSLNSVPIETLDNIKAGNKVEVVGILTSLKIKFTKKKEEFVNFKLEDRTGEIECVAFPKVYQKFKEIIKEDQAVFLKGDLDRIEAGESELRGQIKVNSFEILNDATIEDKMEKALHIKLGDRHRKMPDIIGQLHTLLAAYQGNSQVYFHLISGDEEKKVIRAHNHYSVQPNPELMNRLVTLLGEETVYESFGDNVRLYGTNGTRQAVKM; encoded by the coding sequence ATGGAAGACTTCGCCCACCTTCATCTCCACACAACTTACTCTATGCTCGACGGGGCGATCCGGATCAAAGAGCTAATGCAGCACGTTAAGGAGCTTGGAATGAGCTCCGTGGCAATGACGGACCATGGAAACATGTTCGGAGCCATTGAATTTTATAACGAAGCGACCAAAGCAGGTGTAAAACCAATCATCGGCTGCGAATTTTACGTTTCTCCGAACAGAAAAGCCGAAACCGAAGAATTTAAGATCGCCGACGGAAACGCATACCATCTAATTCTTCTCGCTAAAAACGAAGTAGGTTATAAAAATCTAATAAAGCTCGCAAGTAAATCTTATACCGAAGGTTTTTATAAGAAGGCAAGGATCGATTACGATCTTCTGGACAGACATAGCGAAGGCCTAGTCTGTCTTACTGCTTGTCTTGCGGGAGAAGTGAATCGTAAAATTTTAGAAGGTAAGGCCCCTGAATCCTTCCAGCTCGCCGGAAAACTAAACGAAATTTTCAATAAAGAAGACTTTTATCTAGAGATCCAAAACCACGGAATTCCTGAACAGGATATCGTAGCCAAGGGAGTATACGATCTTGCTCAAAAGACTGGCATCAAATTAGTAGTCACAAACGATTCTCACTTCTTAAAAAAAGACGATAAAGAAGCTCAGGACATTCTTCTTCGTATCGGAATGAGAAAGAACATAGAAGACGAGATGGAGTTTGGATTCAACCAACACTTCTACGTCAAAAGTCCTGCGGAGATGAAAGCGCTCTTCCCCGAACTTCCCCAAGCATTTTATTCTACATTAGAAGTTCGTGATAAAGTAGATCTCAAATTAAAATTCGGCAATTATCTTCTACCTGAGTTCGCCGTTCCGGACGGCTTCGACGAATACGGTTTTATGGAAAAACTGGTTTGGGAAGGAATTAACCAACGTTATCCTCAGGTTACTTCCGAGATCAAAGAAAGAGTAGAGTTCGAGCTAAACACGATCAAAAGTATGCACTTCGCAGGTTACTTCTTGATCGTTCAAGATTATATCAACTTCGCCAAAAAAACCGGGATCCCTGTAGGCCCAGGAAGAGGATCTGCGGCCGGTTCTATCGTAGCCTACGCACTTGGAATTACCAACGTAGAACCTCTACGCTTCAATCTACTCTTCGAAAGATTTTTAAATCCGGACAGAAAGGATATGCCGGATATAGATACCGACTTCTGCGTGGAACGCCGAGAAGAAGTAATCAATTATATCCGCCAAAAGTACGGAGAAGATAGAGTCGGTCAGATCATCACATTCGGATCTTTAGGAGCAAAGGCCGCACTCAAAGACGTTGCCAGAGTGATGAATCTTCCCTATGAAGAATCGAATAAACTCACAAGTTATTGTCCAAGCAAACCTGGTATCACAATCGACGAAGCTCTGGCTATGTCCGGTGACTTAAAACAAGCCAGTGAAAAAGACGATCTAAACAAAAAGATATTCGCCATCGCTAAACGTCTGGAAGGGAACCATAGACAACCTGGACGCCACGCAGCCGGTGTCGTGATCTCACCTTTTCCTTTAGAGGAAGTAGTTCCACTTTCTACGGTTGCGGAGAAGGACAAGCCAGGCGTTCGTTCTATCGTAACTCAATACGAAAAAAATAATTTAGAATCCGTCGGTCTTATCAAGATGGATATCCTGGGTCTCAAAAACTTAACGACCCTAAACTATGCGATCAAACTCGTAAAAGAAAGAAGAGGGATCGAATTAGATCTGGATAAAATCCCTCTGGATGACGCAAACACTTACGCATTATTACGAAAAGCGAATACACTTGGGATCTTCCAGTTAGAATCCACCGGAATTACGGATCTTGTGGCTCGAAGCCAGGTCTCCAACTTTGACGAGATAGTAGCCTTAATCGCACTCTATCGTCCTGGTCCGATGGAATCGGGAATGTTAGAAGAATATTTGGAGCGTAAGAGCGGAAAGAAACCTGTTACATATCCGCATTCTTCTTGCGAAGTTATCTTAAAGGAAACTTTCGGACTCACTGTTTACCAAGAACAAGTGATGAGCATTTCCCGTGTTGTGGGCGGATACACCATGGGCGAATCGGATATGCTCCGAAAGGCTATGGCCAAGAAGAAAAAAGAACTCATGGATCCGTTACGGGTCAAGTTCATAGACGGAGCTCAAAAGCAAGGTCATGCAAAAAAATTCGCAGAAGAACTCTTTGATCAGCTGGAAAAATTCGGAGGATACGGATTTAACAAATCCCACTCCGTGGCTTACGCGTTAGTCACCTATCAAACCGCTTATATGAAGGCAAATTATCCGACCGAGTATATGGCCGCATTGCTCGCCGGAGATCATTCCAAAACGACCGACATTACAAAATATATCAATAACGCCCGTGAAATGGGGATCAACGTTTTAACTCCGGATGTAAACGAATCCGATGTATCCTTCTCCGTAATCGATGACCAAACAATTCGTTTCGGGATCTCCGCAATGAAAGGAGTAGGAGAAGGCGCTGCAGAAAATATTATCCAGGCCAGAAAAAATCTCGGAGGATTTAAAGAGATCACCGAGTTCATGACCAATATAGACACTCGAGTATTAAATAAAAAAATTCTCGAAGCGTTAGTGCAAGGTGGCGCCTTAGATTCTTTCGGCTACACTCGAAAATGTTTATTTGAGTCTATGGATAGTTTAGTTTCTTTTGCGCAAAAAGAACAGGAAAGATCTAGAGAAGGCCAATTCTCGCTTTTCGGAGATAGCGGGCTTAGCTACGAATTAAAACTTCCGAAAGACGCAGACGAATGGGAGATGGAAGAAAAACTCAGAAGAGAAAAATCCGTTACGGGTCTTTTCCTTTCCGGGCATCCATTAGATAAATATAAAGGTCACTTAAAAAGTCTGAACTCTGTCCCTATCGAAACCTTGGATAATATCAAAGCAGGTAACAAGGTAGAAGTAGTCGGAATTCTAACTTCTTTAAAGATCAAGTTCACCAAGAAAAAAGAAGAATTCGTAAATTTCAAACTGGAAGATCGCACTGGAGAAATCGAATGTGTGGCCTTCCCGAAAGTATATCAAAAGTTCAAAGAGATCATCAAAGAAGACCAAGCAGTATTTCTAAAAGGGGACCTGGACAGGATAGAAGCGGGAGAATCGGAGCTCAGAGGGCAGATCAAAGTAAATAGCTTCGAGATTTTAAACGATGCCACCATCGAAGACAAAATGGAGAAGGCGCTTCATATCAAACTAGGAGACCGACATAGAAAAATGCCGGATATAATCGGCCAACTTCATACCTTACTCGCAGCCTATCAGGGAAATTCCCAAGTGTATTTCCATTTGATATCCGGAGACGAGGAAAAGAAAGTAATCCGTGCTCATAATCATTATTCCGTACAACCGAATCCGGAATTAATGAATCGATTGGTTACACTACTGGGAGAAGAAACCGTTTACGAAAGTTTCGGAGATAATGTAAGACTCTACGGAACAAACGGAACAAGACAAGCAGTTAAGATGTAA
- a CDS encoding GNAT family N-acetyltransferase — MQKENLINVRTASRSDLEELSELFDLYRKFYGFPSDLIAAKKFLEDRLLHKDSVLIVAEGAGGLLGFAQLYPVFSSLSLKRDYILNDLYIRETERRKGIAKKILKEVADHVTEHGGKGMGLETHPDNRHARHLYERFGFKLNEEYLHYYWAVPKEK, encoded by the coding sequence ATGCAAAAAGAAAATTTGATCAACGTAAGAACAGCCAGCCGTTCCGATTTAGAGGAACTTTCTGAATTGTTCGACCTCTACCGTAAATTTTACGGATTTCCTTCCGATCTTATCGCAGCCAAAAAGTTTTTAGAAGATAGACTCTTGCATAAAGACTCAGTTCTGATCGTTGCAGAAGGAGCAGGGGGTTTGTTAGGCTTTGCACAATTGTATCCCGTATTCTCTTCTTTATCTTTGAAAAGGGACTATATACTCAACGATCTTTATATTAGAGAAACGGAACGTAGAAAAGGAATCGCTAAAAAAATCCTTAAGGAAGTTGCCGACCATGTTACAGAGCACGGCGGTAAGGGAATGGGATTAGAAACTCACCCGGACAATCGTCATGCGAGACATCTATACGAACGTTTTGGGTTTAAATTAAACGAAGAATATTTGCACTATTATTGGGCAGTTCCTAAAGAGAAATGA
- a CDS encoding efflux RND transporter periplasmic adaptor subunit has protein sequence MSKFLAFVKLIYSSKKRRFAATGIFLFLVLLLSYAYIKGRKEEVSPKVGPIVELVYSLGTVKSERVYHLKLGVTSSIRKLYVKEGQEVKEGADLLYADTGTLFKAPFSGTVTTLPYQESEVVMPGAPILTIMDLKRTYVLLSLDQDSVLRMRPGQRAELSFETIRGNKLTGKIDRVYPSDGQFYVTVDVDSMPEGVLPEMTADVAVEVAKKDKALLVPVSAIEKGRIHLIRSGKKIWVDAKVGAVDGEWCEILENSVLESDSVLLNGSR, from the coding sequence ATGAGCAAGTTTCTAGCTTTTGTAAAATTAATATACTCGTCCAAAAAGCGAAGATTTGCGGCTACAGGAATCTTTCTTTTTTTAGTCTTATTACTTTCTTATGCATATATTAAAGGCAGAAAGGAAGAGGTCTCGCCGAAAGTAGGGCCGATCGTCGAGTTGGTTTATTCTCTCGGAACTGTAAAATCGGAAAGAGTTTACCATTTAAAGTTAGGCGTAACATCTTCCATTCGAAAGTTGTACGTAAAAGAAGGCCAGGAAGTAAAAGAAGGCGCAGACTTATTATACGCGGATACCGGGACCTTATTCAAAGCTCCTTTTTCGGGAACAGTAACAACTCTTCCATACCAGGAGAGTGAAGTCGTAATGCCCGGCGCTCCTATTCTTACCATCATGGATCTGAAAAGAACTTATGTTTTGCTTTCTTTGGACCAGGATTCCGTCCTGAGAATGCGACCAGGGCAAAGAGCCGAACTAAGTTTTGAAACGATTCGTGGAAATAAGCTTACCGGAAAGATCGACCGTGTGTATCCATCCGACGGGCAATTTTACGTAACTGTAGATGTGGATTCGATGCCGGAAGGAGTTTTGCCTGAGATGACTGCTGACGTTGCGGTAGAGGTGGCAAAAAAAGATAAAGCGCTCTTAGTGCCGGTAAGTGCCATCGAAAAAGGAAGGATCCATTTGATAAGATCCGGGAAAAAAATTTGGGTGGATGCGAAAGTTGGGGCAGTTGATGGAGAATGGTGCGAGATACTCGAAAACTCCGTATTAGAATCCGATTCCGTCCTTTTGAACGGAAGCCGATAG
- a CDS encoding ABC transporter permease, producing the protein MFFLAIRQLISRPQQTFLTFFGILLGTAGYVVFSGMMLGFQEYITDQLVNNDAQIRISPRDEVLKEESFRGVFFPGSFVHWIKPPSGKTDSTQLTNVKGWFLKLDLDDRVEAYAPQLNRQLIFKFGKQTIPAKLFGIDPVRQMKVTTIGNYVEKGNLRDLDRGGDVIFAGAGLIERLGAEAGDIIQVVSTDGKISNVKVEGVIRVGNRMIDESSVYASIRTVQRLTQANGIISEIVVRLKDVSMAADVATEWSFLTRDKVQSWDQAYESILSVFKTQNIVRNTTTFTIILVVAFGIYNVLNMVVNHKKKEIAILRSLGFDENDTIRLFIIQGLLLGLVGAILGLLVGAGACYWLDGYPIGGKSTKGPIMTNVMKISWDYGIYVQAFCLSVITSGIAAYIPARSASKLSPVEIIRGSA; encoded by the coding sequence ATGTTTTTTTTAGCGATCCGGCAGCTAATCAGTCGTCCTCAACAAACCTTTCTTACATTTTTCGGAATATTATTGGGCACCGCAGGTTACGTTGTTTTTTCCGGGATGATGCTCGGCTTTCAAGAGTATATTACGGATCAATTGGTGAATAACGACGCGCAGATCAGAATATCCCCGAGAGACGAGGTACTAAAGGAAGAAAGTTTTCGCGGAGTTTTTTTTCCGGGATCTTTCGTTCATTGGATCAAACCCCCATCCGGAAAAACGGACTCAACTCAGCTAACGAACGTTAAGGGATGGTTTTTGAAATTAGACCTGGATGATAGAGTTGAGGCTTACGCTCCTCAATTGAATCGACAGTTGATTTTCAAGTTCGGAAAACAGACTATTCCCGCAAAACTTTTCGGGATAGATCCTGTGCGACAAATGAAAGTTACCACAATTGGGAACTATGTTGAGAAAGGAAATTTGAGAGACCTGGACAGAGGTGGCGACGTTATTTTTGCCGGTGCCGGGCTAATAGAACGTTTAGGCGCGGAAGCCGGGGATATCATCCAAGTAGTTTCTACGGACGGAAAAATCTCAAATGTAAAAGTAGAAGGGGTGATTCGGGTCGGAAATCGGATGATAGACGAGAGTTCCGTATATGCGTCGATCCGCACAGTGCAGAGACTGACTCAGGCAAACGGTATCATCTCTGAGATAGTAGTTCGTTTAAAGGACGTCTCTATGGCGGCGGATGTTGCGACCGAGTGGTCCTTTTTGACTAGAGATAAAGTACAGAGTTGGGATCAGGCTTACGAAAGTATTCTTTCGGTATTTAAGACCCAAAACATAGTAAGGAACACTACCACGTTTACCATTATTCTGGTAGTTGCATTCGGAATTTATAATGTGTTAAATATGGTAGTGAATCATAAGAAAAAGGAAATAGCGATCTTGAGATCCCTCGGTTTTGACGAGAATGATACGATCCGACTTTTCATTATCCAAGGATTGTTATTGGGATTGGTCGGAGCTATTTTGGGACTTTTAGTCGGAGCGGGTGCCTGCTATTGGTTGGATGGTTATCCGATCGGAGGAAAAAGTACAAAAGGTCCGATCATGACGAATGTGATGAAGATCTCCTGGGATTATGGGATTTACGTCCAGGCTTTTTGCCTTTCCGTCATTACGAGTGGTATAGCGGCATATATTCCTGCAAGGTCGGCGTCAAAATTATCTCCTGTCGAGATCATTCGGGGAAGCGCATGA
- a CDS encoding ABC transporter ATP-binding protein — protein sequence MKPDPNTILSCDSLVKSFGEPATLAINNVSLSMKKGEFVSLTGRSGSGKSTLLYMLSGLDIPTSGKVYLDGKDLFQMESKEAHRFRNENIGFVFQFHYLLPELSAIENILMPARKIGEEGKKRDYARSLLKDFGLEQCKDKYPSQMSGGEQQRAAIARALIMDPGLIFADEPTGNLDTANGDKTMEIFKRRNKENGTTILYVTHDPEYAALADRRINMVDGQIESDQKQNSGKKKSHA from the coding sequence ATGAAACCAGATCCGAATACGATTCTCAGTTGTGATTCTCTAGTAAAATCCTTTGGAGAGCCTGCAACTTTAGCCATAAACAACGTAAGTCTTAGTATGAAAAAAGGTGAATTTGTTTCTTTGACCGGAAGGTCCGGCTCGGGAAAGTCCACCTTACTCTATATGTTAAGCGGTTTGGATATTCCGACATCCGGTAAAGTATACTTGGATGGAAAAGACCTGTTCCAAATGGAAAGTAAAGAGGCTCACCGTTTTCGGAATGAAAATATCGGATTCGTTTTTCAGTTCCATTATCTACTGCCTGAATTAAGTGCGATAGAGAATATATTGATGCCTGCGAGAAAGATCGGAGAAGAAGGTAAAAAAAGAGATTATGCTAGAAGTCTGCTGAAGGATTTCGGACTGGAACAATGCAAAGATAAATATCCGTCGCAAATGTCCGGAGGAGAACAACAAAGGGCTGCAATTGCAAGAGCACTTATTATGGATCCTGGATTGATCTTTGCTGACGAGCCCACCGGTAATTTAGATACCGCAAACGGCGATAAGACTATGGAGATCTTTAAAAGAAGGAATAAAGAGAACGGCACAACTATTCTATACGTTACTCACGATCCGGAATACGCGGCTCTCGCGGATAGGAGGATCAATATGGTGGATGGACAAATAGAATCCGATCAAAAGCAGAACTCAGGAAAGAAAAAATCTCATGCCTAA
- the gatB gene encoding Asp-tRNA(Asn)/Glu-tRNA(Gln) amidotransferase subunit GatB, which produces MEYEVIIGLEVHAQLNTDSKVFSDSPSKFGAAPNSQVSSVCLGLPGSLPVLNEEVLTKAIMAGLAFGSNITLHTKFDRKNYFYPDLPKGYQISQFDRPICEGGKITFTVKGEDKPKSVNLTRIHIEEDAGKLIHSADPKIPQSYVDLNRAGTPLIEIVSEPEMRSSDEAYSYLLALKSILRYIRVSDCNMEEGSLRCDANVSIRPKGSDKFGTRVEIKNLNSFKAVKAAIDYEVEWQRDMYSQGKTFPQQTKLWDSASNVTLTMRTKEMSHDYRYFPDPDLPPVILTKETVEDIRKSLPELPDARRDRFVEQLGLPKYDAEVLTAEREIADYYEGALKVSGDAKKTSNWVKDEVLGIVNKESITISEFKVGPERIGGLVKLIADGKISGKIGKTVFEEMLGSDKDPETIVTEKNLIVVRDDKEIERIVDEAIAANEDAVQKYKSGKDRALGAIVGYVMKVSKGKADPNLVNQMLLDKLGPLPPKG; this is translated from the coding sequence ATGGAATACGAAGTAATCATCGGTTTGGAAGTACACGCTCAATTAAACACAGATTCCAAAGTTTTCTCCGATAGCCCTTCCAAGTTCGGAGCCGCTCCCAATTCTCAAGTCTCCTCAGTATGTTTGGGACTTCCGGGCTCTTTGCCGGTCTTAAACGAAGAAGTTTTGACCAAAGCTATTATGGCCGGCCTTGCATTCGGTTCCAATATTACGCTTCATACTAAGTTCGATCGAAAAAATTATTTCTATCCGGATCTTCCAAAAGGTTATCAAATTTCACAATTCGACAGACCGATCTGCGAAGGCGGCAAAATCACTTTTACGGTTAAGGGAGAAGATAAACCTAAATCCGTAAACCTCACACGAATTCATATCGAAGAGGATGCCGGAAAATTAATACACTCTGCAGATCCCAAAATCCCTCAGTCTTATGTGGATTTAAACAGAGCAGGAACTCCTTTGATAGAGATCGTTTCCGAACCGGAAATGAGATCTTCCGACGAAGCGTATTCTTATCTTTTAGCTCTAAAATCAATTCTTAGATATATTAGAGTTTCCGATTGTAATATGGAAGAAGGTTCACTCCGCTGCGATGCAAACGTATCCATTCGACCTAAAGGTTCGGACAAATTCGGAACAAGAGTGGAAATCAAAAATCTAAACTCCTTTAAAGCAGTCAAAGCGGCTATCGATTACGAAGTCGAATGGCAAAGAGATATGTATTCTCAAGGAAAAACCTTCCCTCAACAAACTAAACTTTGGGACTCGGCTTCTAACGTCACTCTTACAATGAGAACCAAAGAGATGAGCCATGACTATAGATATTTCCCTGATCCGGATCTTCCTCCTGTTATTCTTACCAAAGAAACGGTAGAAGATATCCGCAAATCCCTTCCGGAACTTCCGGACGCAAGAAGGGACAGATTTGTAGAACAACTAGGCCTTCCAAAATATGACGCAGAAGTCCTAACCGCGGAAAGAGAGATTGCAGATTATTACGAAGGCGCTCTCAAAGTTTCCGGGGACGCTAAAAAAACCTCTAACTGGGTCAAAGACGAAGTATTAGGAATTGTTAATAAAGAAAGTATTACTATTTCCGAATTCAAAGTAGGTCCGGAAAGAATAGGCGGGCTAGTGAAACTGATCGCAGACGGAAAAATTTCCGGAAAGATCGGTAAAACAGTCTTCGAAGAAATGTTAGGTTCCGACAAAGATCCGGAAACGATCGTAACCGAAAAAAATCTGATCGTTGTTCGTGACGACAAAGAGATCGAAAGGATCGTGGACGAAGCAATTGCGGCAAACGAAGACGCAGTCCAAAAATACAAATCCGGTAAAGACAGAGCTCTCGGCGCGATCGTTGGCTACGTAATGAAGGTATCCAAAGGAAAAGCGGATCCGAATCTAGTAAACCAAATGTTATTGGATAAACTAGGACCTCTGCCTCCTAAAGGCTGA
- a CDS encoding ParA family protein — MKQTLCIANQKGGVGKTTTSVHLAVGLARKGEKVLLIDLDAQNNASSVFPESFSKDGKDSFLLFSEKVPIRELISSTRIPGLSLLPASSKLSQIDVLLSGKMDGFFVLKEALETVTNDFDWVVIDCPPSLSLITMNAFVAATGLIVPLQISKFSLDGIEAILEAKNHTVKRFNPGLKILGALLTLFQQRTTMSQTVVPMIEEHLRLFESKIPPSVAVEEAHLLNQSLFEYQPKNKTTKAYQQFTDEVYSFGG; from the coding sequence ATGAAACAAACTCTTTGTATAGCCAATCAAAAAGGGGGAGTAGGAAAAACCACTACGTCTGTCCATCTAGCCGTCGGTCTTGCCAGAAAGGGGGAAAAGGTTTTACTCATAGACCTGGATGCCCAGAACAACGCGAGTTCCGTGTTTCCGGAATCTTTCTCTAAGGATGGAAAGGATTCATTTTTACTTTTTAGTGAGAAGGTCCCAATTCGCGAGCTGATCTCTTCGACCAGGATTCCCGGTTTGAGTTTGCTTCCAGCTTCTTCTAAACTTTCCCAGATAGATGTTCTTCTTTCCGGAAAAATGGACGGATTTTTTGTTCTAAAAGAAGCGTTAGAAACTGTTACGAATGATTTTGATTGGGTAGTGATCGATTGTCCGCCTAGTCTTTCTTTGATCACCATGAATGCATTCGTTGCCGCAACCGGACTTATTGTTCCATTACAGATCTCTAAGTTTTCGTTGGATGGAATAGAAGCGATCTTAGAAGCTAAAAATCACACTGTAAAAAGGTTTAACCCTGGGCTCAAAATTTTGGGAGCATTATTGACCTTATTCCAACAGAGGACTACGATGTCCCAAACGGTAGTTCCGATGATCGAAGAACATCTCCGTCTATTCGAATCTAAAATACCTCCTTCTGTTGCAGTCGAAGAGGCGCATCTTTTGAACCAATCTTTATTCGAATACCAGCCGAAGAACAAAACGACCAAAGCTTACCAACAATTCACGGACGAGGTTTACTCTTTTGGCGGGTAA